The following proteins are co-located in the Syngnathus scovelli strain Florida chromosome 21, RoL_Ssco_1.2, whole genome shotgun sequence genome:
- the wdr90 gene encoding WD repeat-containing protein 90 isoform X2, with translation MAAKDDWQHPFVNIFKHFRLLEWQKASKEGDVTLYKDKTLNSTAIRIRGAVPDNSCIRIPKNTHQSLGLTGRYFYVLFKPNPAKPFLIVLDVTAEHDTKDGRVIRISISNMFKEFKFTSTSLLFPFQCGSEFDWITETAKFPQQRYRPPEAPKVLWTCLTMDLQRTLATYLNHLSYCHLKSVKLCAYMSVKNAFTSDLLLNPEVSYRDAKLMGLPPSDGAGPMPREMMFPVPKGSTWQNCYNHIRFPLEGDLNCGIIRKGPSKMETPSLMEDERQSQNPELVIIPQLHEVVTTVRNEPRPEQESTPSSRHSTPPPIVTKEDEFSQLEEEVKSKKKKNVIAVNGLYLSVLSCQVAESPKENQKLLPDPILRLKRIIGFGGATAKCALWTMSGDSVVYPCHAIVVSMKIDSNEQRFFIGHTDKVSALAFNGNTTLLASAQSGHYCVVRIWNYLKGNCMAMLRMQSHSVTSLSFSYSGSILCGAGKDSRGKTVVVVWNTANVANGGEVSIFAKTKMDVDIQNMKIANFDETRLVSCGHDSIRLWRVRKGTLRSCPVNLGEYGPLDFTDVAFEEGESPQQHLDDRLLFASCRSGHIFEIDYARVVIRNVRWLFPVQQQEKWPLNKAPGIAINSLSVCSTFCATGSEDGFLRLWPLDFSAVVLEAEHEGPVSLVSVSSDSTRVLTATFTANLGFLDVSSRGYNTLMRSHTGAVLGFSVDAIRQHLTTASADGSVRIWSMDSLQQMFDFVSEDKPCSVAFHPSEQIFSCGFSSGVVRVFDISCGKLLAEHDHHRGEVVGLAFSPDGDCMYSADSEGSLALYNSCDNDSPVIRVVCGVVAQGSGRAPDALTVSCDSRCLAFVGPSEYTITIADALSLEESLRLDVSILDSESTFLDSAMKVCFSSASPEHLLVATSANKILWVNTKTGSLLRQVSKVHKHWCSSLAVSNDRRYLVTAGHNTIKVWDYNMYLNMNSQTFIGHSQPINQVSFTPGQQGVVSVGDAIFLWDFLAHTADFPHTFRLSPGFPSASADEMPRDRAPLPASPPPPLDASVTDSTEVELDDDLSDGLSTPLVVTATDSEPSSHFDPATTPFLKITELANSFRLSCKLPSHDFTGKKAVHPDCYRHFIPRFKTSTRDEMAVTPHPGKAGMTLKSVIGYNGNGRGNLVWSPDQGVFAYSCGGVVVVENVNSGHQRHLQGHGEEISCLAISNDAQILASAASKSASESLIRIWALQSGACLNTVSYHRGAVQSLTFSKDDRFFLSVGDFSDPSVAVWCGATFRMLSSEGVLGPIHDAALSPSATCQLACVGSQGVYFGLFTDSGQDGDLRLQRARAPVEVGDVELTSLSYHSDTLLFTATNRGHICAWDIKTQSCFMTWEADEGEIGVLLCRANSLLTGSNTHWLRLWEVEAVPRRMKLLAKKKECLTSAVLKQEIMLDGTAVSATFDNTMDMGIVGTTMGTLWYVDWSDNSSIRLVSGHNDKVNDLAFQADESHFATCSQDGSLRVWTSPTNELVVQFQVLNQSCTCVCWSSSPGVQRVRVAAGYSDGTVRVFHLASAEMERKLHPHRVAVTAIQYSANGDVILSGGKNGLIAVSRALDGSTIRVFRDHKGASIATIQCVREQCKDFGLVGNELWLAASVDRRVSVWAADWFKCKCALLDWLTLPAPPYCQDDSPPPSLAAFCPTDPGLLIYTGYGIEKELIFYSLYKKTIIKKIALPHWVTCFSLSSKSQLIALGSKERVLKLIDWTSGKFQDFLEHSDSLQTCRFSPSGTLLFSVAHNEILLWEVNGF, from the exons ATGGCCGCCAAAG ATGATTGGCAGCATCCTTTCGTCAACATATTCAAACATTTCCGGCTTTTGGAGTGGCAAAAGGCATCCAAAGAAGGAGATGTAACACTATACAAG GACAAGACCCTCAACAGTACAGCGATTCGAATCAGGGGTGCTGTACCTGACAACAGTTGCATACGGATTCCTAAAAACACGCACCAGTCTCTGGGTCTAACAGGACGATATTTCTACGTCCTCTTCAAGCCCAATCCTGCAAAACCATTTTTGATCGTCCTGGATGTCACAGCAGAG CATGACACAAAGGATGGCCGCGTGATTCGCATCTCTATCTCCAACATGTTCAAAGAGTTCAAGTTTACCTCCACGTCGCTTCTGTTCCCGTTCCAGTGCGGATCTGAATTTGATTGGATCACCGAAACGGCCAAGTTTCCACAGCAAC GTTACAGACCTCCAGAAGCCCCCAAGGTCCTCTGGACCTGCCTGACGATGGATCTGCAGCGTACACTCGCCACCTACCTCAACCATCTCTCTTACTGTCACCTTAAAAGCGTCAAGCTCTGCGCTTACATGTCTGTTAAAAACGCTTTTACCAGCGACCTGCTGCTGAATCCCG AGGTTTCCTACCGTGATGCAAAGCTGATGGGCCTGCCCCCTTCTGACGGCGCTGGACctatgcccagagaaatgatgtTTCCTGTGCCCAAGGGTTCCACCTGGCAAAATTGCTACAATCATATCAG GTTCCCATTAGAAGGAGATCTGAACTGTGGTATCATACGAAAAGGTCCTTCCAAGATGGAGACCC CAAGCCTCATGGAAGATGAACGCCAATCCCAAAACCCAGAATTA GTGATCATACCGCAATTACATGAAGTCGTCACCACCGTCAGGAACGAGCCGCGGCCCGAGCAGGAATCGACGCCGTCCAGTCGACACTCTACTCCGCCGCCGATTGTGACTAAGGAGGACGAATTCAGCCAACTCGAAGAGGAggtgaaaagtaaaaaaaaaaaaaatgtcattgctgTAAATGGTCTGTACTTATCAGTTTTATCTTGTCAGGTTGCTGAAAGCCCAAAGGAAAATCAG AAGCTGTTGCCTGATCCGATTCTCCGGCTCAAGAGAATCATCGGTTTTGGAGGAGCCACCGCCAAATGT GCCTTATGGACCATGTCGGGCGATTCGGTGGTCTATCCATGTCACGCCATTGTGGTCTCCATGAAAATCGACTCCAACGAGCAGAGATTCTTCATTGGCCACACCGATAAG GTTTCTGCTCTGGCTTTTAATGGCAACACTACATTGTTGGCCTCCGCGCAAAGTGGACATTACTGCGTGGTTCGGATATGGAATTACCTCAAAGGAAATTGCATGGCTATGCTCAGGATGCAATCTCATTCAGTCACGTCACTAAG CTTCTCATACAGCGGCAGCATTTTGTGCGGTGCCGGAAAAGACAGCCGCGGCAAAACG GTGGTGGTCGTATGGAACACGGCTAACGTTGCCAACGGCGGCGAAGTGAGCATCTTTGCCAAGACCAAAATGGATGTGGACATTCAAAACATGAAAATTGCCAACtttgatgagacaag GCTGGTGTCGTGCGGTCACGACAGCATTCGTCTGTGGCGGGTACGCAAAGGCACACTGCGCTCCTGCCCGGTCAACCTCGGTGAATACGGCCCGCTGGACTTCACCGACGTGGCCTTTGAGGAGGGAGAATCGCCCCAACAGCATCTTGACGATAGGCTGCT GTTTGCCAGCTGCAGGAGCGGCCATATTTTTGAAATTGACTACGCCCGAGTTGTCATTAGAAATGTCAGATGGTTGTTCCctgtgcagcagcaggagaagtGGCCTCTCAATAAAG CTCCTGGCATCGCCATCAACAGCCTCAGTGTGTGCTCAACCTTCTGTGCCACTGGCTCCGAAGATGGCTTCCTGCGGCTTTGGCCTCTGGATTTTTCCGCTGTCGTCTTGGAAGCTG AGCACGAGGGTCCCGTGAGCCTGGTATCTGTGTCATCAGACAGCACGCGCGTCCTGACCGCCACCTTTACCGCTAACCTGGGGTTCCTTGATGTGAGCAGTCGGGGTTACAACACGCTGATGAGGTCGCACACGGGCGCCGTGCTCGGCTTCAGCGTGGACGCCATTCGCCAGCATCTCACCACTGCCTCGGCCGACGGCTCCGTGCGCATTTGGTCCATGGACTCCTTGCAGCAG ATGTTTGACTTTGTGTCAGAGGATAAACCATGTTCGGTGGCTTTTCACCCAAGCGAGCAGATCTTCTCCTGTGGATTCAGCTCGGGCGTCGTCCGAGTCTTTGATATCTCCTGTGGCAAGCTCTTGGCCGAGCACGA CCACCACAGAGGCGAAGTGGTGGGCCTCGCCTTCTCCCCCGATGGCGACTGCATGTACAGTGCTGACTCCGAGGGCTCCCTGGCGCTCTACAACTCCTGCGACAATGACAGCCCCGTCATCCGAGTCGTCT GTGGTGTGGTGGCCCAAGGCAGCGGGCGCGCTCCGGATGCTCTCACGGTGAGCTGCGACAGCCGCTGTCTGGCTTTCGTTGGGCCCTCAGAGTACACCATCACCATCGCCGACGCACTGTCACTAGAAGAG TCGCTCCGTCTGGATGTGAGTATTTTGGATTCGGAGAGCACCTTTCTGGACTCGGCCATGAAGGTCTGcttctcctcagcctcccccgaGCATTTGTTGGTAGCAACGTCTGCTAACAAAATCCTCTGGGTCAACACCAAGACGGGCAGTCTGCTCCGGCAG gTGTCCAAGGTGCACAAGCACTGGTGTTCCTCTCTGGCTGTGAGCAATGACAGAAGATATTTGGTCACGGCGGGACATAATACAATTAAAGTGTGGGATTATAACATGTATCTTAATATGAACTCGCAG ACGTTTATAGGTCATAGTCAGCCCATCAACCAGGTGAGCTTTACCCCTGGACAACAAGGCGTGGTCTCAGTGGGGGACGCCATTTTCCTTTGGGACTTCCTGGCACACACAGCGGACTTTCCGCATACCTTCCG ATTGTCGCCGGGATTTCCGTCAGCCTCAG CGGATGAGATGCCTCGAGATAGGGCACCGCTACCCGCGTCTCCTCCGCCGCCACTGGATGCCAGCGTCACAGACTCCACCGAGGTCGAGCTGGACGATG ACTTGAGCGATGGACTGTCAACTCCACTAGTAGTCACAGCCACCGATTCAGAGCCGAGCTCTCATTTCGATCCCGCCACCACGCCCTTCTTGAAAATCACTGAACTCGCCAATAGCTTCAGACTGAGTTGCAAACTTCCAAGCCATG ATTTCACTGGGAAGAAAGCGGTGCATCCAGATTGTTATCGACACTTCATACCGCGATTTAAAACTTCCACTCGTGATGAG ATGGCTGTGACTCCTCATCCAGGCAAAGCGGGCATGACACTGAAGTCAGTAATCGGTTACAATGGCAACGGGCGTGGCAACCTGGTTTGGAGCCCTGACCAAG GTGTATTTGCATACTCATGCGgaggtgtggtggtggtggagaatGTCAACTCGGGGCATCAGAGACATTTGCAGGGCCACGGGGAAGAGATCTCTTGTCTTGCCATCTCAAACGACGCTCAG ATTTTGGCCTCTGCCGCAAGCAAAAGTGCCAGCGAGAGCCTCATTCGCATTTGGGCCCTCCAGAGTGGCGCTTGTCTCAATACCGTTTCCTACCACAGAGGGGCAGTGCAGAGTCTCACTTTCTCCAAAGATGATCGCTTTTTCCTCTCCGTAG GAGACTTCTCAGATCCATCAGTGGCTGTGTGGTGCGGCGCCACCTTCCGGATGCTCTCCAGTGAGGGTGTGTTGGGGCCGATCCACGACGCAGCCTTGAGCCCCTCGGCGACCTGCCAGCTGGCCTGCGTAGGCAGCCAAGGGGTTTACTTCGGCCTCTTCACCGACAGCGGCCAAGATGGTGACCTCAGA CTCCAAAGAGCGAGGGCACCAGTAGAGGTGGGCGACGTGGAGCTGACGTCTCTGTCCTACCATTCAGACACCTTGCTGTTCACTGCGACCAACAGAGGACACATCTGTGCTTGGGACATCAAGACACAAAGCTGCTTTATGACATGGGAGGCCGACGAGGGCGAAATTG GTGTGTTGCTGTGTCGAGCAAACAGCCTATTGACAGGCAGCAACACCCACTGGCTGCGACTGTGGGAGGTCGAAGCTGTGCCACGGCGTATGAAGCTTCTGGCCAAGAAAAAAGAGTGCTT GACGTCAGCGGTGCTAAAGCAGGAGATCATGCTGGACGGTACCGCAGTCAGCGCCACCTTTGACAACACGATGGACATGGGCATCGTTGGAACCACCATGGGAACATTGTGGTACGTCGACTGGTCGGACAACAGCAGCATTCGCCTCGTCAGCGGCCACAACGATAAG gtGAACGATTTGGCCTTTCAGGCGGATGAGAGCCACTTTGCCACTTGCAGCCAAGACGGCAGTCTGAGGGTTTGGACGAGCCCCACCAATGAATTGGTGGTGCAGTTCCAGGTGCTCAATCAG tcgtgtacgtgtgtgtgctggaGTTCGTCTCCAGGCGTACAGCGTGTGCGCGTGGCGGCGGGCTACAGTGACGGCACCGTGCGAGTCTTTCACCTCGCCTCCGCAGAAATGGAGCGCAAATTGCATCCCCACCGCGTCGCAGTCACCGCCATCCAGTACTCCGCCAATG GTGATGTGATCCTGTCTGGCGGCAAGAATGGTCTCATAGCTGTCAGCCGCGCCCTGGATGGATCAACCATCCGTGTTTTCAGGGATCACAAAGGAGCGTCCATCGCCACCATCCAGTGTGTTCGTGAACAG TGTAAGGACTTTGGATTAGTGGGGAACGAGCTGTGGTTGGCTGCCAGCGTTGACAGACGCGTTAGCGTCTGGGCGGCTGATTGGTTCAAGTGCAAATGCGCTTTACTCGACTGGCTCACGCTTCCCGCTCCGCCATATTGCCAG GATGATAGCCCACCACCGAGCCTGGCGGCCTTCTGCCCAACAGACCCCGGCCTGCTCATCTACACAGGTTACGGAATTGAGAAAGAGCTCATTTTCTACAGCCTCTACAAAAAAACG ATCATCAAAAAGATCGCTTTGCCTCACTGGGTCACATGCTTCAGCCTCTCCTCCAAGAGTCAACTCATAGCATTGGGGTCAAAAG AGCGGGTATTGAAGCTGATCGATTGGACCAGCGGCAAGTTCCAGGACTTCTTAGAACACAGCGACTCGCTGCAGACGTGTCGTTTCTCGCCTTCCGGGACACTCCTCTTTTCTGTGGCTCATAATGAGATTCTGCTCTGGGAGGTGAATGGCTTCTGA
- the wdr90 gene encoding WD repeat-containing protein 90 isoform X3: MAAKDDWQHPFVNIFKHFRLLEWQKASKEGDVTLYKDKTLNSTAIRIRGAVPDNSCIRIPKNTHQSLGLTGRYFYVLFKPNPAKPFLIVLDVTAEHDTKDGRVIRISISNMFKEFKFTSTSLLFPFQCGSEFDWITETAKFPQQRYRPPEAPKVLWTCLTMDLQRTLATYLNHLSYCHLKSVKLCAYMSVKNAFTSDLLLNPEVSYRDAKLMGLPPSDGAGPMPREMMFPVPKGSTWQNCYNHIRFPLEGDLNCGIIRKGPSKMETPSLMEDERQSQNPELVIIPQLHEVVTTVRNEPRPEQESTPSSRHSTPPPIVTKEDEFSQLEEEVKSKKKKNVIAVNGLYLSVLSCQVAESPKENQKLLPDPILRLKRIIGFGGATAKCALWTMSGDSVVYPCHAIVVSMKIDSNEQRFFIGHTDKVSALAFNGNTTLLASAQSGHYCVVRIWNYLKGNCMAMLRMQSHSVTSLSFSYSGSILCGAGKDSRGKTVVVVWNTANVANGGEVSIFAKTKMDVDIQNMKIANFDETRLVSCGHDSIRLWRVRKGTLRSCPVNLGEYGPLDFTDVAFEEGESPQQHLDDRLLFASCRSGHIFEIDYARVVIRNVRWLFPVQQQEKWPLNKAPGIAINSLSVCSTFCATGSEDGFLRLWPLDFSAVVLEAEHEGPVSLVSVSSDSTRVLTATFTANLGFLDVSSRGYNTLMRSHTGAVLGFSVDAIRQHLTTASADGSVRIWSMDSLQQMFDFVSEDKPCSVAFHPSEQIFSCGFSSGVVRVFDISCGKLLAEHDHHRGEVVGLAFSPDGDCMYSADSEGSLALYNSCDNDSPVIRVVCGVVAQGSGRAPDALTVSCDSRCLAFVGPSEYTITIADALSLEESLRLDVSILDSESTFLDSAMKVCFSSASPEHLLVATSANKILWVNTKTGSLLRQVSKVHKHWCSSLAVSNDRRYLVTAGHNTIKVWDYNMYLNMNSQTFIGHSQPINQVSFTPGQQGVVSVGDAIFLWDFLAHTADFPHTFRLSPGFPSASAADEMPRDRAPLPASPPPPLDASVTDSTEVELDDDLSDGLSTPLVVTATDSEPSSHFDPATTPFLKITELANSFRLSCKLPSHDFTGKKAVHPDCYRHFIPRFKTSTRDEMAVTPHPGKAGMTLKSVIGYNGNGRGNLVWSPDQGVFAYSCGGVVVVENVNSGHQRHLQGHGEEISCLAISNDAQILASAASKSASESLIRIWALQSGACLNTVSYHRGAVQSLTFSKDDRFFLSVGDFSDPSVAVWCGATFRMLSSEGVLGPIHDAALSPSATCQLACVGSQGVYFGLFTDSGQDGDLRLQRARAPVEVGDVELTSLSYHSDTLLFTATNRGHICAWDIKTQSCFMTWEADEGEIGVLLCRANSLLTGSNTHWLRLWEVEAVPRRMKLLAKKKETSAVLKQEIMLDGTAVSATFDNTMDMGIVGTTMGTLWYVDWSDNSSIRLVSGHNDKVNDLAFQADESHFATCSQDGSLRVWTSPTNELVVQFQVLNQSCTCVCWSSSPGVQRVRVAAGYSDGTVRVFHLASAEMERKLHPHRVAVTAIQYSANGDVILSGGKNGLIAVSRALDGSTIRVFRDHKGASIATIQCVREQCKDFGLVGNELWLAASVDRRVSVWAADWFKCKCALLDWLTLPAPPYCQDDSPPPSLAAFCPTDPGLLIYTGYGIEKELIFYSLYKKTIIKKIALPHWVTCFSLSSKSQLIALGSKERVLKLIDWTSGKFQDFLEHSDSLQTCRFSPSGTLLFSVAHNEILLWEVNGF, encoded by the exons ATGGCCGCCAAAG ATGATTGGCAGCATCCTTTCGTCAACATATTCAAACATTTCCGGCTTTTGGAGTGGCAAAAGGCATCCAAAGAAGGAGATGTAACACTATACAAG GACAAGACCCTCAACAGTACAGCGATTCGAATCAGGGGTGCTGTACCTGACAACAGTTGCATACGGATTCCTAAAAACACGCACCAGTCTCTGGGTCTAACAGGACGATATTTCTACGTCCTCTTCAAGCCCAATCCTGCAAAACCATTTTTGATCGTCCTGGATGTCACAGCAGAG CATGACACAAAGGATGGCCGCGTGATTCGCATCTCTATCTCCAACATGTTCAAAGAGTTCAAGTTTACCTCCACGTCGCTTCTGTTCCCGTTCCAGTGCGGATCTGAATTTGATTGGATCACCGAAACGGCCAAGTTTCCACAGCAAC GTTACAGACCTCCAGAAGCCCCCAAGGTCCTCTGGACCTGCCTGACGATGGATCTGCAGCGTACACTCGCCACCTACCTCAACCATCTCTCTTACTGTCACCTTAAAAGCGTCAAGCTCTGCGCTTACATGTCTGTTAAAAACGCTTTTACCAGCGACCTGCTGCTGAATCCCG AGGTTTCCTACCGTGATGCAAAGCTGATGGGCCTGCCCCCTTCTGACGGCGCTGGACctatgcccagagaaatgatgtTTCCTGTGCCCAAGGGTTCCACCTGGCAAAATTGCTACAATCATATCAG GTTCCCATTAGAAGGAGATCTGAACTGTGGTATCATACGAAAAGGTCCTTCCAAGATGGAGACCC CAAGCCTCATGGAAGATGAACGCCAATCCCAAAACCCAGAATTA GTGATCATACCGCAATTACATGAAGTCGTCACCACCGTCAGGAACGAGCCGCGGCCCGAGCAGGAATCGACGCCGTCCAGTCGACACTCTACTCCGCCGCCGATTGTGACTAAGGAGGACGAATTCAGCCAACTCGAAGAGGAggtgaaaagtaaaaaaaaaaaaaatgtcattgctgTAAATGGTCTGTACTTATCAGTTTTATCTTGTCAGGTTGCTGAAAGCCCAAAGGAAAATCAG AAGCTGTTGCCTGATCCGATTCTCCGGCTCAAGAGAATCATCGGTTTTGGAGGAGCCACCGCCAAATGT GCCTTATGGACCATGTCGGGCGATTCGGTGGTCTATCCATGTCACGCCATTGTGGTCTCCATGAAAATCGACTCCAACGAGCAGAGATTCTTCATTGGCCACACCGATAAG GTTTCTGCTCTGGCTTTTAATGGCAACACTACATTGTTGGCCTCCGCGCAAAGTGGACATTACTGCGTGGTTCGGATATGGAATTACCTCAAAGGAAATTGCATGGCTATGCTCAGGATGCAATCTCATTCAGTCACGTCACTAAG CTTCTCATACAGCGGCAGCATTTTGTGCGGTGCCGGAAAAGACAGCCGCGGCAAAACG GTGGTGGTCGTATGGAACACGGCTAACGTTGCCAACGGCGGCGAAGTGAGCATCTTTGCCAAGACCAAAATGGATGTGGACATTCAAAACATGAAAATTGCCAACtttgatgagacaag GCTGGTGTCGTGCGGTCACGACAGCATTCGTCTGTGGCGGGTACGCAAAGGCACACTGCGCTCCTGCCCGGTCAACCTCGGTGAATACGGCCCGCTGGACTTCACCGACGTGGCCTTTGAGGAGGGAGAATCGCCCCAACAGCATCTTGACGATAGGCTGCT GTTTGCCAGCTGCAGGAGCGGCCATATTTTTGAAATTGACTACGCCCGAGTTGTCATTAGAAATGTCAGATGGTTGTTCCctgtgcagcagcaggagaagtGGCCTCTCAATAAAG CTCCTGGCATCGCCATCAACAGCCTCAGTGTGTGCTCAACCTTCTGTGCCACTGGCTCCGAAGATGGCTTCCTGCGGCTTTGGCCTCTGGATTTTTCCGCTGTCGTCTTGGAAGCTG AGCACGAGGGTCCCGTGAGCCTGGTATCTGTGTCATCAGACAGCACGCGCGTCCTGACCGCCACCTTTACCGCTAACCTGGGGTTCCTTGATGTGAGCAGTCGGGGTTACAACACGCTGATGAGGTCGCACACGGGCGCCGTGCTCGGCTTCAGCGTGGACGCCATTCGCCAGCATCTCACCACTGCCTCGGCCGACGGCTCCGTGCGCATTTGGTCCATGGACTCCTTGCAGCAG ATGTTTGACTTTGTGTCAGAGGATAAACCATGTTCGGTGGCTTTTCACCCAAGCGAGCAGATCTTCTCCTGTGGATTCAGCTCGGGCGTCGTCCGAGTCTTTGATATCTCCTGTGGCAAGCTCTTGGCCGAGCACGA CCACCACAGAGGCGAAGTGGTGGGCCTCGCCTTCTCCCCCGATGGCGACTGCATGTACAGTGCTGACTCCGAGGGCTCCCTGGCGCTCTACAACTCCTGCGACAATGACAGCCCCGTCATCCGAGTCGTCT GTGGTGTGGTGGCCCAAGGCAGCGGGCGCGCTCCGGATGCTCTCACGGTGAGCTGCGACAGCCGCTGTCTGGCTTTCGTTGGGCCCTCAGAGTACACCATCACCATCGCCGACGCACTGTCACTAGAAGAG TCGCTCCGTCTGGATGTGAGTATTTTGGATTCGGAGAGCACCTTTCTGGACTCGGCCATGAAGGTCTGcttctcctcagcctcccccgaGCATTTGTTGGTAGCAACGTCTGCTAACAAAATCCTCTGGGTCAACACCAAGACGGGCAGTCTGCTCCGGCAG gTGTCCAAGGTGCACAAGCACTGGTGTTCCTCTCTGGCTGTGAGCAATGACAGAAGATATTTGGTCACGGCGGGACATAATACAATTAAAGTGTGGGATTATAACATGTATCTTAATATGAACTCGCAG ACGTTTATAGGTCATAGTCAGCCCATCAACCAGGTGAGCTTTACCCCTGGACAACAAGGCGTGGTCTCAGTGGGGGACGCCATTTTCCTTTGGGACTTCCTGGCACACACAGCGGACTTTCCGCATACCTTCCG ATTGTCGCCGGGATTTCCGTCAGCCTCAG CAGCGGATGAGATGCCTCGAGATAGGGCACCGCTACCCGCGTCTCCTCCGCCGCCACTGGATGCCAGCGTCACAGACTCCACCGAGGTCGAGCTGGACGATG ACTTGAGCGATGGACTGTCAACTCCACTAGTAGTCACAGCCACCGATTCAGAGCCGAGCTCTCATTTCGATCCCGCCACCACGCCCTTCTTGAAAATCACTGAACTCGCCAATAGCTTCAGACTGAGTTGCAAACTTCCAAGCCATG ATTTCACTGGGAAGAAAGCGGTGCATCCAGATTGTTATCGACACTTCATACCGCGATTTAAAACTTCCACTCGTGATGAG ATGGCTGTGACTCCTCATCCAGGCAAAGCGGGCATGACACTGAAGTCAGTAATCGGTTACAATGGCAACGGGCGTGGCAACCTGGTTTGGAGCCCTGACCAAG GTGTATTTGCATACTCATGCGgaggtgtggtggtggtggagaatGTCAACTCGGGGCATCAGAGACATTTGCAGGGCCACGGGGAAGAGATCTCTTGTCTTGCCATCTCAAACGACGCTCAG ATTTTGGCCTCTGCCGCAAGCAAAAGTGCCAGCGAGAGCCTCATTCGCATTTGGGCCCTCCAGAGTGGCGCTTGTCTCAATACCGTTTCCTACCACAGAGGGGCAGTGCAGAGTCTCACTTTCTCCAAAGATGATCGCTTTTTCCTCTCCGTAG GAGACTTCTCAGATCCATCAGTGGCTGTGTGGTGCGGCGCCACCTTCCGGATGCTCTCCAGTGAGGGTGTGTTGGGGCCGATCCACGACGCAGCCTTGAGCCCCTCGGCGACCTGCCAGCTGGCCTGCGTAGGCAGCCAAGGGGTTTACTTCGGCCTCTTCACCGACAGCGGCCAAGATGGTGACCTCAGA CTCCAAAGAGCGAGGGCACCAGTAGAGGTGGGCGACGTGGAGCTGACGTCTCTGTCCTACCATTCAGACACCTTGCTGTTCACTGCGACCAACAGAGGACACATCTGTGCTTGGGACATCAAGACACAAAGCTGCTTTATGACATGGGAGGCCGACGAGGGCGAAATTG GTGTGTTGCTGTGTCGAGCAAACAGCCTATTGACAGGCAGCAACACCCACTGGCTGCGACTGTGGGAGGTCGAAGCTGTGCCACGGCGTATGAAGCTTCTGGCCAAGAAAAAAGA GACGTCAGCGGTGCTAAAGCAGGAGATCATGCTGGACGGTACCGCAGTCAGCGCCACCTTTGACAACACGATGGACATGGGCATCGTTGGAACCACCATGGGAACATTGTGGTACGTCGACTGGTCGGACAACAGCAGCATTCGCCTCGTCAGCGGCCACAACGATAAG gtGAACGATTTGGCCTTTCAGGCGGATGAGAGCCACTTTGCCACTTGCAGCCAAGACGGCAGTCTGAGGGTTTGGACGAGCCCCACCAATGAATTGGTGGTGCAGTTCCAGGTGCTCAATCAG tcgtgtacgtgtgtgtgctggaGTTCGTCTCCAGGCGTACAGCGTGTGCGCGTGGCGGCGGGCTACAGTGACGGCACCGTGCGAGTCTTTCACCTCGCCTCCGCAGAAATGGAGCGCAAATTGCATCCCCACCGCGTCGCAGTCACCGCCATCCAGTACTCCGCCAATG GTGATGTGATCCTGTCTGGCGGCAAGAATGGTCTCATAGCTGTCAGCCGCGCCCTGGATGGATCAACCATCCGTGTTTTCAGGGATCACAAAGGAGCGTCCATCGCCACCATCCAGTGTGTTCGTGAACAG TGTAAGGACTTTGGATTAGTGGGGAACGAGCTGTGGTTGGCTGCCAGCGTTGACAGACGCGTTAGCGTCTGGGCGGCTGATTGGTTCAAGTGCAAATGCGCTTTACTCGACTGGCTCACGCTTCCCGCTCCGCCATATTGCCAG GATGATAGCCCACCACCGAGCCTGGCGGCCTTCTGCCCAACAGACCCCGGCCTGCTCATCTACACAGGTTACGGAATTGAGAAAGAGCTCATTTTCTACAGCCTCTACAAAAAAACG ATCATCAAAAAGATCGCTTTGCCTCACTGGGTCACATGCTTCAGCCTCTCCTCCAAGAGTCAACTCATAGCATTGGGGTCAAAAG AGCGGGTATTGAAGCTGATCGATTGGACCAGCGGCAAGTTCCAGGACTTCTTAGAACACAGCGACTCGCTGCAGACGTGTCGTTTCTCGCCTTCCGGGACACTCCTCTTTTCTGTGGCTCATAATGAGATTCTGCTCTGGGAGGTGAATGGCTTCTGA